The following proteins come from a genomic window of Salvia hispanica cultivar TCC Black 2014 chromosome 4, UniMelb_Shisp_WGS_1.0, whole genome shotgun sequence:
- the LOC125223972 gene encoding CRIB domain-containing protein RIC4-like produces the protein MRGGRLERFVLIPFSIRCDSESSVALAVAATASPKQPKTRGVKTGDESLKMNSTIKNQIISKAALSEGLQRLIRRVSQFFVYKEEMEQMEKEMEMEIGFPTDVKHVTHIGLDGSTTTSSCLNNWENLKASEILSFPSISLEQFELAMASQSL, from the exons ATGAGAGGTGGGCGTCTCGAAAGATTTGTGCTCATTCCCTTCTCCATCCGCTGTGATTCCGAGTCAAGCGTTGCTCTTGCTGTCGCCGCCACCGCCTCTCCTAAACAGCCCAAAACTA GAGGAGTTAAGACCGGCGATGAGAGCTTGAAAATGAATAGCACTATTAAAAATCAGATTATTTCAAAAGCGGCATTGTCTGAAGGGTTACAAAGATTAATCAGACGCGTCTCTCAATTCTTTG TGTACAAGGAAGAAATGGAGCAGATGGAAaaggagatggagatggaaATAGGGTTTCCAACAGACGTGAAGCACGTAACGCACATAGGATTAGATGGATCAACGACGACGAGCAGCTGCCTTAATAATTGGGAAAATCTCAAAGCTTCCGAAATTCTTTCATTTCCTTCCATTTCTTTGGAGCAATTCGAGCTTGCCATGGCTTCCCAATCCCTTTAA